One window of Trifolium pratense cultivar HEN17-A07 linkage group LG5, ARS_RC_1.1, whole genome shotgun sequence genomic DNA carries:
- the LOC123884345 gene encoding uncharacterized protein LOC123884345, translating to METINVVIDDAPSTQPSDVETDVEPSPDNSDEMTQSEKSELKGDESDQDSAPAPAKAPSIRTQKNHPKDLIIGDPDQGIATRRKIDAISNTCFIKNKIADTVKTRSKSKKEGTTVVVDAMPLSSIPATTSKKKKSAKSTKKVSESSPSISIKSDSVRSKKKKPQSPIKRGLSMSDLYLNKDPSETANVESHDVASGKNANVESSVKSVSEKVNQENPSVEENPSTVETLGKTQNIAENVGVSNNPSVPENMTVPTNVITNVTEKSQEKTVVTDARTGVEPSSIPTDAEKDVEASKGGSSPHANTATGSFGSGSNTEASTEEEVNKESTPEDVADSEPENEAGEDSEKTTNEEQDIVDVDEVPSEEDLQPPPTQKGIGRRLRSRTTTPAPAATTTPVVIKKTKDTTLKPVKYGPKKGWSKPIPPPEKNKGVLKRKSAPSSDSEFEAEKDDSSIKPPAKKAMSAKKAMPQRLALERELGKDILECEEIVSLINDAGLIKTVWGLGSCYEKLVREFVVNIPIGCDNPLDKEFQKVYVRGKCVTFSPSVINKVLGNADDPHPDIDVSDNVVCKTITAEKVKTWPKKAKVPAVKLTQKYAILNRIASVNWVPTTHASDIATNLGKLIYMIGTGTKFNAGLYIFNQVVQHAKTSVTKQPIAFPTLICDIILSQHPNIRHEDESAKKRATPLAIHQKLYSKQHAPDIVGPSNAAADTPMTRKEMIAMLEANCKELDEKKLQFERMIHALRVEEAAAQAADAGDDGSSGEEEADSDAEGEESDSSPSASV from the exons atggaaacgatcaatgttgtgattgatGATGCACCATCCACTCAACCATCGGATGTGGAAACTGAtgttgaaccatctcctgacaaCTCTGATGAGATGACACAAAGTGAAAAGTCTGAATTAAAAGGTGATGAATCTGATCAAGACTCTGCACCTGCCCCAGCAAAAGCACCATCTATTAGGACACAGAAGAATCACCCTAAAGATCTAATCATAGGTGATCCAGACCAGGGCATTGCTACCAGAAGAAAGATTGATGCTATCTCAAACActtgtttt atcaaaaacaaaattgctgaTACTGTGAAAACAAGATCAAAGTCTAAGAAGGAAGGAACAACTGTTGTGGTAGATGCGATGCCTTTATCAAGTATTCCTGCAACTActtctaagaagaagaaatctgcaAAATCCACTAAGAAAGTAAGTGAATCGTCTCCCTCAATCTCTATTAAGTCTGATTCTGTTAggtctaagaagaagaaaccccAATCTCCCATAAAAAGGGGTTTGAGCATGTCTGATCTATACTTGAATAAGGATCCTTCTGAAACTGCGAATGTGGAATCGCATGATGTTGCCTCCGGCAAAAATGCGAATGTTGAATCGTCTGTTAAATCTGTGTCAGAAAAGGTGAATCAAGAAAACCCTTCTGTAGAGGAAAACCCTAGTACTGTTGAAACCCTaggaaaaacccaaaatattgCTGAGAATGTTGGTGTGAGCAATAATCCTAGTGTTCCTGAGAATATGACAGTTCCCACGAATGTCATAACTAATGTTACTGAAAAATCTCAAGAAAAGACTGTTGTAACCGATGCTCGAACCGGTGTTGAACCATCCTCTATACCAACTGATGCTGAGAAGGATGTTGAAGCATCCAAAGGAGGATCTAGCCCACATGCTAACACTGCCACTGGGTCGTTTGGCAGTGGATCTAATACTGAAGCTTCCACTGAAGAGGAAGTAAACAAAGAAAGTACCCCTGAAGATGTGGCTGATTCTGAGCCAGAGAACGAAGCTGGTGAGGACTCTGAGAAAACCACCAATGAAGAACAGGACATAGTGGATGTTGATGAAGTCCCCTCTGAAGAAGATCTGCAACCTCCACCCACTCAAAAAGGTATTGGGAGAAGACTGAGAAGCAGAACCACTACACCTGCACCTGCTGCTACCACTACCCCTGTTGTCATCAAGAAAACAAAGGACACTACTCTGAAACCTGTCAAGTATGGTCCTAAGAAAGGATGGAGCAAGCCTATACCTCCTCCTGAAAAGAATAAGGGTGTGCTGAAAAGGAAGAGTGCACCATCAAGTGACTCTGAATTTGAAGCTGAAAAGGATGACTCAAGCATCAAGCCTCCTGCTAAGAAGGCTATGTCTGCTAAGAAGGCCATGCCTCA aagattggctctGGAAAGGGAACTAGGCAAAGATATTCTGGAATGTGAAGAGATTGTGAGTTTGATCAATGATGCTGGATTGATCAAAACTGTGTGGGGCTTAGGCTCCTGCTATGAAAAGCTGGTTAGGGAGTTTGTTGTCAACATCCCTATAGGGTGTGACAATCCATTGGACAAAGAATTTCAGAAGGTTTATGTTCGAGGAAAATGTGTGACATTTTCTCCAAGTGTGATCAACAAGGTGCTGGGTAATGCTGATGATCCTCACCCTGACATAGATGTATCTGACAATGTGGTCTGCAAAACTATCACAGCTGAAAAGGTGAAAACCTGGCCCAAGAAGGCAAAGGTACCTGCGGTCAAGCTAACCCAAAAGTATGCCATCTTGAATCGTATTGCATCTGTCAACTGGGTTCCTACAACACATGCATCTGATATtgcaacaaatctgggtaagctcatttatatgattggtACTGGTACTAAGTTTAATGCTggtctatatattttcaatcaagttgtgCAGCATGCTAAGACCTCTGTCACCAAGCAACCCATTGCATTTCCAACTTTGATCTGTGACATCATCTTGTCCCAACATCCGAATATAAGGCATGAGGATGAGTCTGCTAAGAAAAGGGCAACTCCTCTGGCCATTCATCAGAAGCTGTATAGTAAACAGCATGCGCCAGATATTGTTGGACCATCAAATGCTGCTGCTGACACTCCTATGACAAGGAAGGAGATGATTGCTATGCTGGAAGCAAACTGTAAAGAGCTAGATGAAAAGAAGCTgcagtttgaaaggatgatacATGCTCTCAGGGTTGAAGAGGCTGCAGCTCAAGCAGCTGATGCAGGTGATGATGGTTCTAGtggtgaagaagaagctgactcagatgctgaaggagaagaaagtgaTTCCTCCCCAAGTGCTTCTGTTTAA
- the LOC123887002 gene encoding uncharacterized protein LOC123887002, with translation MPPYDCMLLFKPNVKKEALIGLVARIGKHVCRRNGVVTEFKSFGTVQLGYGVKKLDGRFYQGQLMQVSMMATPDINKELHYLNKEDKLLRWLLVKQRNTKFGLEFMGDEGRFELNRFSAINKPDDEDDDTDGNDDEDEVNEEETKVN, from the exons atgcCACCTTATGATTGTATGCTTTTGTTCAAGCCAAATGTGAAAAAAGAAGCCCTAATTGGTTTAGTTGCAAGGATTGGGAAACACGTGTGCAGAAGAAATGGGGTTGTCACCGAGTTTAAGAGTTTCGGAACGGTTCAATTGGGATATGGTGTGAAAAAGCTTGATGGCAGATTTTATCAG GGCCAACTGATGCAAGTGAGCATGATGGCTACGCCTGATATCAACAAAGAGCTGCATTACCTAAACAAGGAAGACAAACTACTGCGTTGGCTACTGGTTAAGCAGCGCAACACAAAGTTTGGGCTTGAGTTCATGGGGGACGAAGGTAGATTCGAGCTAAACAGATTCTCTGCAATAAATAAACCTGATGACGAAGATGATGATACGGATGggaatgatgatgaagatgaagtgAATGAAGAAGAAACCAAAGTGAACTAA